GAACCCCAGTTCTAGAGGCCCAACCTCCCGGGGCAGGTTTAACAAGGACAGTAGTAACGTAACTCCCCTGCCAATAGGGAATCAGGGGGGTTCCCCACTTGTGGCAgtcccagctagggtgaccagatgtcccgattttatgggggcagtcccaatttttgggtctttttcttatataggttcctattaccccccaccccatcctgattttttacacttgctatctggtcaccctagtcccagCCCAGCACATGGCAGTTCCCTCCATCCACCCTAACCCTCTCCCCATGCACGTGTAACCCTgtgctcccccctctccccatgggGTTACTGTgcccctgggtggcagggcagagcagtgtgggggaAGAAGGCAGGGCAGAAAGAGTGCTGGGGGCTTGAAGACCCTCCTGGGCAGGGCTCCACCTTCCTCTGCCCCTTCCACACACTCCCtacacttctctctctttctccttcatccatctctttctttctttctttctttctttctttctttctttctttctttcacctccacccatccatccttctttctttcttatccATCTTTGTCGCTTTCTCTCGCCTCCAGCAAAAGTCTCGCCCCTTACGCCCTCCTCCTCCTTTGATTGGCCGCGGCGCGCACCAACGAGCGGCCGCCTTTGGGCCCCGCCCCTTCGGAACGTTGTGTATCCGATTCGCTTCCGGGCGGAACCCACGTGGAGTCGGCGGGAGCGGGCGGCGCGAGCCCGACTCAGTTGCGCGACCCGGGTAAAGCGCCGGTTCGGTTCGGTCCGGTCCGGTTCGCGGCGGCCCAATGGGAGGCGGGGAGCGGCTGGCAGTGCCCCGCCACACCCCTTCCCCTGGCCCTGGCCCGGTGCGCCCTGGGCCTGGCGGCGCGCCCGAGCCCTGCGCCCTGGCCCTGGGTCCTGCTGGGCACTGGGGCCTGCACTGCAGATCCTGCACCGTgcactctgcagcctggggcctgGCACTGCACCCTCTGTCCTGCTCTGGATGCTGGGCATGGGGTCCTGCACTGTGCAGCCTGTGGCCTGGTACGGTGCACCATGGGACCCCGACCCTGCACCACAGACCCTCACTTCTCAGCCGGGTATCACACTCTCTGGGCGCTGTGTTATTTACTGAGCCGCAGGAGCACTGGGCTTGCACTGTCCGCTACGAGCCGTTCGCCGTTCGTCATGCACCCTGGGTCTTGCACCCTCAGCTCTGAGCCCTGCACTGTGGGTCCAACACCCTCAGCTCTGAGCCATGCCCTATATACCGTACGTGCTGATTTATAAATCCAGCTCCACCTACTCTGGTTCTTGCCCCCATCCACCCTCAGCTCTGAGCCGTGCGCCCTCGGTCCTGCATTGCGCACTGTTGTTCTTTTACATGTTCGGCTTATCACATCAGGGCAACTTGCGTGGTTGGCTAATGCACAGGTTGGACACTGTTTAACCTCCCCTTAACGTGCTGCGAGATATTAAGAGGACGGCGGCAGTGGGTTGTAGACCTACCCGCAAAAGGGTGAGTACACCGGAAAAAACGGAAGGTGTGTTTCCCTGTTAGTGTTGGAAGGAGCACAGTGCAGTGGCTAGCTTactaaccaaggctgctggagatctgggtttaagGCTTTATTCCACAGTGGCTGTCTGTGTCTCCATCTGTTAGTCCCCAAACTGGGGTCAAGCACTGCTCTAGGGGTGCAGAGAATAAATCAGTTGAAGATTTTTGAGGTGCTGAGATGAAACAGTAACTTTCTCCGAGCGAGGTGGCCCTCATGTTATTAAGTGCACGGGGTTCCTAGCATGGAACTCTGTCCCACGGCTTTGCGGGGCCGTGGCTTTGGGAAGATGCCATTCTCTAGATTCCTGAGGATCATAAAAGGCTCTCTCCTCCCCTGTGCAGGCCTTGGCTGTGTTGGATCCCGGCTCTATGTCCGCCTCTCCTCCAAGAGCAAGCCATGGCTGGaagaggaggcagagggaggggtcgGAGCCAGATGACCTTCAACGTGGAGGCTGTGGGCATTGGGAAAGGCGACTCGCTGCCCCCGTCTACGCTCCAGCCCTCGCCGCTCTTCCCTGTGAGTCCGTCACATCGGGGTCCCCTTCTTAAACACACAGTCACTATGGCgtgggtgaaaggtgctggattggcCGCACTGGGGCGGGGAGGCCCCtgtgcacagagcagggagagcGGCGGGGCAAACATCGCCCGCCcgctgccctgccagtgcccctcccttGACCTGGGGGGAGTCTACGTGGCCTTTCGGCGTCCCGCCAGCAAGGCGGCTGACTGGTGCCAAAGGGGGATGTGGAAGTGTGTCCTCTGAGAGCTGAGACCCGTAAACTCATTGCACTCATGGCTCTTTCCAAGCCATCAGGAGGGAGCAGCTTCTGGGTGCTGCCAGCCTGGAATTTAAGTGAATCCAGactgtagaccaggggttctcaatctttttccttctgagtcgtgtgtgtgtgtgtcgcctccttccccccccccccctccccccaacatgctatacaAACTGCATGGCTCACAActactgtttttctgcatataagagCCAGGGCCAGCGTTCGGGGGTAGCAAGCTGGGCAGTtgtccagggccccacaccacagggggccctgcgaagctaagttgctcaggcttcaggtGGCGGGCCTTGGGTcaccgggcttcagccccatgcggtggggctttggctttctgcctttgGCCCCAACcagtctaatgccagccatgcttggctgggcccctgaaacctgcttgtggccccccggactcctggctgagaaccactgctgtagaggacACCATAATGCACTTTATAAAGTCTCCATAGCCCCATCCCCCTCACATCtgtgtacacagacacacacgcatcTGTGCCTACActcacatacagacacacacacaccaatgcaTGTGTATGTACACACCCATTCATACGTATGTACATATTCACACCCATGcttatgtgtgtacacacacgtgCACCCGCACATGTGTACGTATATAGTTACCCATGCATATGTATGTACATAAACACACCCATGCAGACATATCTATACACATATGTACACTTGTacatatgtacatacacacacacaaaggtacATACACACCAGTGTGTTTATACGGCAGAGCTGGGCTCAAACCAAAGCCCCGGATCCTAATTCCCTTCCCTAACTTTAGGGGGTTTGAAATCCAGGTCGATTTCACAGCTGAGCCCCCTTCTCTCTCATGATGCTGTACCCCTGCATACGTATCATCAGCTTGGCAGCCCCAGCTTTGAAGTTGATACTTGCTTTTCTCCCATCCTGTCTCTGTAGCCCATGGAGTACAAGCCAGTCCCTCTGCAGACGGGTGAGGAGGTGGAATACATGCTGGCACTAAAGCAAGAGCTGAGGGGAGCCATGAAGAATCTGCCATATTATGTCAAGCCGGCCGCCCCCAAGAAAGGTACCGGGGGCTGCTCCAGTTGATTTAGGACCAACATTTTAACTGTATTCCTACCCCCTCCTTTTGatccccgccaaaaaaaaaaaaaaaaaggactttagACAACTTAATGCAAATGAAAACACTGGGCCTGAATTCTCAGTGTTACTAAAGTCCTTTACACATGAGGCAGTGGGACCTAGTGGCTGGTGCACATCGCTAGGGCAacgagacctgagttctattcctggctctgccactgacctgctgggttaccttgggcaactcacttccccacctccatgcttcagtttccccatctgtaaaatggacttACTGATGATAAGAGatagggttttttattattattataccagTCAGCAAGCataaagcagccttaaatataaGTTATACccattttaaggcccctttacactgccagactGGTATAGAGGGGCTTTAACGTGGTCTGTGCTTAAAAATTGTATTGGTATAATTATGTTGGTCAGTGGTGAGATTTATTTACCAATATCGTTATACCAGTTCAACTCCTAGTGCGGACACAGTTTTATCGATGTAAAGGTGCCTTCTACTGGGCTAGCTTATTCTGGTATAGTTGTACTAGTCTAAGCATTTTTATACCCGTatgactgcgtccacactacAGGGGTTGTATGGCTTTACTACACCGGGCTAGTTAAAtgtgtagacaaggtctgagTTTGATTGAGAATTCAAGCCCATTTATACGCTGACTATAAAACTGCAGTTTTGACCCCTGTTTGTATGTTTCTTTTCAGATGTTGAGCGCTACTCAGATAAATATCAGATGTCCGGCCCCATTGATAATGCTATTGATTGGAACCCAGGTATGCATGGGAATATTTTACAGTCTAACCCTTGCTCACCTTTCTCTTCAGAGTTTTATTCTAGGAAGACTGATTCACAGCTGTGGAGAATCGCAAAAGACGCGGCTAGATCTATTACCTTTATAATAACACCGGAGACACAACAATATGGTAGGACAGGAGATCCggtgaaactgaaaggcaacacATAGAGAAGTggtgaaagaattttttttacatagtCTATGGCAATATCCTGTGGCACAAGAGTTCCAGAGTAAAAAGCATAGAGGATTTAAAAGAAGttccacagttacattagatagATGGATAAATAAGAACAAATGATGATAGGTAGATAGATAAATGTATATGGGAATGGATAGATGAGTGCAGGTGGGGATGCAGAGATACATAGattataaaccctcatgcttcagggcacaaaccAATCACTAACTAGtagggggtcaggaagaaacttctgtTATTCCATCATTGTCCACTCGAGGGTTTATTGCACCTTCTGAAATAGCTGGTTCTGGCCACTCTCAGAGATGGGCTACTGGAGTAGACGAACCAGGAGTCTGACTCAGTCTGGTGATTTCCTTATTTGTCTTTGCAGATTGGCGGCGCTTACCGCGGGAGCTAAAGATCCGAGTTCGAAAGCTCCGGAAGGAGAGTGAGtattaaagaaaataatgattagtgcaaggtcacccagcagagcagggattAGAACCACAGCTCCTGAGTGCCTGGCCAGTGCCTTATTTACTAGGCTACATAGATTTGATAGGGGCTGCATTTTATTCCtaacagaagaaaagaaacagccTGTGCTTGCTGTTCCCACAAGAGCTCGTATCTGGCTTCCTCCTACTCCCTTCTGGTCCTCTCATGCCCAGGATTGGAGGCAATGAGCCCCACTTGGTCTGGTTTCTAGCCTGAGTCAGCAGAATAGCCCTCCTCCTGCCAAAACCCAGCAGGGTTACCTAGCATGTAACCCAGAAATGCAGCCCAATAATTAACGAGGTGTGTGTGCCAGCATCAGGCCAAGCCCTTATCCCAGCAACGCGAGCTTGGCCTGATGACGTGTGGCAGGGCTTGGAGCATGTCAGTCGACTGCAGTTGGATCGTGATGCATGACGGAAATGAAACCAGCTCTCCCACTGCCCATCGCATGGGGTCCCCCAGGAATGCCCCATTTTCTGGCTGTGTTCTgatcttctctcttcctctgggATAGGAACCACCATTCTGATCCCCAAGCACAAACAGCGGCTCCCGGTGGACAAGGAGGAAGCTATTAAGAAACTGGAGGTAACGATGGTTTCCCTCTGATTTCCTGGGTGGGGAATCCTTCGGCTCCACGGGACGTCAGAAGGGTATTATTTCTATCCTGGATTGCTGAACTCCCCCTCTGGTCCCGTCCGCCCCCCTACCCCCATTCTGTGGCACACTCATTCAGGTAGCCATGTGGGGCAGCTATGCAAAGCGCGCTGCTTCGGGGATATCGTGCATGCCATTACTCGCTGGGGCATGCGATACCCCAGGATATACCTTGCAGGTGGCTGTGCGTGCCTGGCTGTGCTGTGGGTATTtgcccagaagtggctgcattacAGCGTGGGTTGCCGGGGAGCTGAAGTGGGAAGTGTCAGACTCTCAGCTGATGGCTCCGCAGGGTGGGACATAGCCAGTGGGATGCCGGGGTGGTGTTTCTCTCCAACAGCCTGGCTTGACGCAGGGAACCGCACAGGAGCATCGCCGCTGCTTGATCGTCCTCTGGGCTTTTCTTTCTTATTAAACCCCAGACCCttgagaagaaggaggaggaagtgacgtcggaggaagaaggggagaaagaggaggaggaagagggcaaggaggaggaggaagaggagtatGACGAGGAGGAACACGAAGAGGTAAAGTGCCTCCGGAGAGGCTGGCCAGCCGCGCTCTCTGCAGacctgttctcagtgggagctttggCTGTGCAAGGccctgcaggatcggggccttttATTCCCGTGGGAAGCAGCTGGCTGGTGGGTGGAGTTGGGCAGGTCTGATCCCAGTTCCCAGTGGGCGAGTGTCCATGTTGCAAACGTCACCGTCCCGGTTGGCCCCAGTCTCGGCAGAGAGGCTGAACGAGCTGCTTCTTGGCGCCTAGTGTGGGTCCCTCCAGGGCGGGGTGAGGCacaggggcagcatggggaagcCAGGGCCTGTTCTGTGGATGCACCAGTCTCGGGTTCTGTTCCCGAGCATTGCACTGCAGCATCTCAGCCAGACCACCTAATTCCATCCTGACTCCCCACCCTCGTGGCTTCCATGGGACGTGCCCATCCCttccacttcctgtcccaaactgcagCATTGCGGGGCGCTGTTAAACAgccgcccccttcccacccagcaGCGGCTGCACTGCCATGCTGGGCACAGTGACCCAGTGCGTCAGCCCTTGGGCCCGGCAGGGCAGTTGACCAGCTGGGGCCGTCGATCTTTGCCCTCCCCACAACTTAGCCTCCTTCTCCCTGCTGGTTCCCTAGGAGACGGATTACATCATGTCCTACTTCGACAACGGGGAGGAGTTTGGGGCCGACAGTGATGACAACATGGACGAGGCGATATACTGAGGGAAGCCGGGTTGCTCGGATACCAGACTGGCGCAGACGGTGCTCGGACGCCTGGGGCCCCGGATCCCAGCCATCTGCCCGCAGCAGGGACGGGCGTGCCACGTTGGTGATGGCCGATCCCTCAGGGAAGCGGGGGCCGTGTCTGGGCTCCCTGGGGACACCCCCATCCTTCCTCCAGCTCGGCCACCGTTTCTGTCGCCACAGTGGGAGGCCCGGCCCTTTGCTTCCTGCCTGGCTGCCACCCCTCTCCGCGTGGGCCAGCTGGGGACGCTGATGGGTCCCCACCTTGGAACCCTCCAGAGGAAGATCTCTCGCTTCACCCCTAGGTGGTGCTCTTGATCAACTTTCCCAGCAGCTGCTTCTTGGAGGTGGGTGGAAAATTCTGCCAGGATGGAGAGAGAACTGACATAACCAGCATGTCCCAGTGACAGACATCCTCTGCCTTCGGACAcccatccccccacctcccccaggcaGTCCTGCCTAGCTCAGCTGTGGGAGAAACTGACCAGAACACACCATCCTGGGATCTGCCCCAAAGGAGGAGGTGAAACCAGCATTGAAACACAGCAGGGAGTGGTGAGcggctccctcccgccccccagcatcCAGTCCGCTTCGCTCCCACCTGCCTCCCCCTGCGATCTGGAACTGAACTCTGGTCCAGCTGTTCGATCTGGGAACACAGAGTAGGTGTGTGTGTCAATTTCCGGGTTAGTCAACGGTTATAATGGGAAACCCCGTTGCACCAGCAGGCTCTTAGAGCTACAAGGGGGAACATGAATGGAACTGTTCTCCAGTCCCATGCCCCTTCCCGgtcctgggtctgattctccaggGCCTGACTCCTCGTGCAGCCAGCCGCTTTGCACCAATGCGAACGGGCCTGGTGGGGTGCGAAGCAGGAGGTTGCACCGTTTTGCACGGGGGAAAACAACCGCACCAGATGTAGGGCCACGAAGAATCAAGtcctggggggacaggggggtgGTGGTTCACAGAGGATTTTAATCCCATTTCAGACCCTAGGCAGCCACCCGCTTCCCTGCCTCCCCTTGCCCCAAGGAGTCACCAGCTGAATTTGAGGGATCCCCCCAATCTTGGAGGTGCCCTATGCAGGTTTCCCGTGTGGCTGGTGCCCTGACATGCTCCTGAGGCTCGTCTCAGAATGGGATCCATCCTATTTCACATCAGCCTGGCAGTGACTCGGATCTCACCAGTCTGCAAAGTTTTAATAAATGAGGGTGTTTTTActgtcactttaaaatattttagggcGGGTGGGTTAATAAATGAGGgagtgtctccctcccccacaatgaTTTTATGCTGCTCAGTGGTTGATGGTTGTAATGTACTCTCCCCCGCCGCATCCTGCCTAGCTTATAACCCccatgccctgcagccccccccttCCGGAACTGAGccaggctgcaggggctgggtgtctgggggaggggtgacTCCCTGGTTTGACCCCCTATTGAAAGAAACTGGTGAGTGCCCCCAAAATGTATTTGGATGAGTTTTAAAGAAAGATTCTGCACACAGAAGTGTGTGGTGTGTATCACGGGGTGTTTACacgtgtgttgtgttttgttgtgTATGCAGGTATTGGTTGTGTGCTGCAGGTGTGTTTCTGCATGTGGTGCTTTTGCCTGTTTGTAAGGGTGGGTGTTTGTTGGGGCAGaagctgtgttgtgtgtgtctgcGTAGGGTGTGCTCCATGGGTTTGCCTGTGGGTGTTTCTTTGTTGTGTTGGTGTATGCTGTGTGTACATGTTGTATGTGCTGTGTGTACATAGTGTATGTTTTTGCATTTCTGCATGTTGTGTTGTGCTgtgcatgtctctgtgtgtgtgtgtgcgcacgggGATGTGTATTGGGTGTGAATGGGGTGAGCGTGTCTGGTGCGTATGTGGCACGGGGGATGTGCGTGTCTGGTGCGTGTGTGTACAGGAATATGCATGGGTGTGCATATCTGGTGTGTGTATGGCACGGGTGTGTGTATGGTGTATGCGTGTCTCTGGTATGTGCATGCATGGGGGATGTGTGTGCGTGTCtctgatgtgtgtgtgcatgggggatGTGCTCGGGTGTGTGCTTGTCTCTGGTGTGGGTGTGGCACGGGGGACGTGCGTGTCTGCAtgggggatgtgcagggatgTGTATGGTGCGTGGCCATTCCAGGTTTAGACCGAATCCCGGCAGGCCAGCCATTGTTCACCCTCGTTCCCTTCAGTGCCCTCACAGATGACACTCCCTGTGCATCTGATTCCACAGGGTGGGCCGGTGGCTTTAGGCTGGTCATTCCTGAAGGAGCCTGCAGCATATGGTCAAAGCCTCCAACACTGAAGCCCTCACCAGGGGGCATATGAGCTGCTCCCCACCTCACCTGCAGTACTCCTGCAACTGGGCCAGAGAAACTGGTTTTACTGGGAGCTAGGATCAGGCAGCGGGAGGCGCTCTATGTTTTATTATTTCCAGAGCCCTGAGATCCAGATTCTCCTTTCGGAGCCATCAATGCAAGTCCATTGAGTTGAAGTGAATAGAATTTGAACCGCAGGGTTAATTCGAGGGAAAGGGATGGGTATGGAATGGAAATGACATAAAATGAATGTACCTAGATtggaagttctttggggcagggcctatctctttgttctgtgtttgtccagcacctggcgccatggggtcctggtccatgactccaGGGCTCGTAGGCGCTGTGCATTACAGATAGTAGAAataacagggcctgattctgagcttaCTTATtccggtgtaaatcaggagtcagtGAAGCCACGTAGGTGTCAGTCTGGTGTGAGATCAGGTGTCAGTCCAGTGTGAAATCACAATCTAAATCTTGAAGAAAACAGAGTCCTCCAAGAGACTAAACTCTTGCCAAGTCTGATCtgaagccctttgaagtcaattgaaagattACCACTGATTCCAATGGGCTTCAGATCGGGCCCcagaacagcagagcagctagaGGTCGGAGGAAATCATTTGGATTCCTCTCTATGAATCTGTCATTGAGAAATTTGAAAGCAGGGCTGCTCCTTTGTGTTCTGAGCAgaggtgtgtgagtgtgtgtgtgtgtgtgagagagagagagagagagagactgttagGTGTTGACAGAGTTGCAAAAGCAAAACCCACCTACGTCCACAACAAAACGAAACGCACCAGTTGGAAAAAAAGCTTTTATGGTACAGGCTCTGCCAGGTGTTTTTAAAGAAGCAGCCTGTGTTGTCTACTTGGCCGGTAGGTGGCATCAGTTTGGTGGTCTTGTTGCAGCTTTTTAACATTCTCTTTTTAAACACGTCTGTTGGAATAAAAGGATTTGTCTGTTCCTAGCCTGTCTCATTCTTTGCAGTCCGAGCTGGTGGGATCTTCCTCCAACCTCTACTGAGTGGGATTTGAATGATGCCTAATCCTATTCCTGGCTCGTGCTGCGGACCTTGGGCAACTTCcctcgctctgtgcctcggtttccccttgcACCTTCAGTCTGTCTTGCTTTATGGGCGTGTCTCCACACAAAAGGTGTGCTGCTTTAACGAGTCTAGTTTAACGGCCCAGTCCCCATCAGCGTGGGTctaattataccagtgtaaaggtGCTCATACCGTCCCGAAAAGGGGAGAAGCTATACTGGTGTAAGGCACCATGGGTGGTTGTGCCCCTTTAACTATCCCAGAATAGCTAAAGT
The sequence above is a segment of the Chelonia mydas isolate rCheMyd1 chromosome 24, rCheMyd1.pri.v2, whole genome shotgun sequence genome. Coding sequences within it:
- the POLR3GL gene encoding DNA-directed RNA polymerase III subunit RPC7-like isoform X2; translated protein: MAGRGGRGRGRSQMTFNVEAVGIGKGDSLPPSTLQPSPLFPPMEYKPVPLQTGEEVEYMLALKQELRGAMKNLPYYVKPAAPKKDVERYSDKYQMSGPIDNAIDWNPDWRRLPRELKIRVRKLRKERTTILIPKHKQRLPVDKEEAIKKLETLEKKEEEVTSEEEGEKEEEEEGKEEEEEEYDEEEHEEETDYIMSYFDNGEEFGADSDDNMDEAIY
- the POLR3GL gene encoding DNA-directed RNA polymerase III subunit RPC7-like isoform X1, producing MDFFCRAVPLELSPTSSNCQRGPELSHNPDLITGGIGSTASWPWLCWIPALCPPLLQEQAMAGRGGRGRGRSQMTFNVEAVGIGKGDSLPPSTLQPSPLFPPMEYKPVPLQTGEEVEYMLALKQELRGAMKNLPYYVKPAAPKKDVERYSDKYQMSGPIDNAIDWNPDWRRLPRELKIRVRKLRKERTTILIPKHKQRLPVDKEEAIKKLETLEKKEEEVTSEEEGEKEEEEEGKEEEEEEYDEEEHEEETDYIMSYFDNGEEFGADSDDNMDEAIY